The following proteins are encoded in a genomic region of Amycolatopsis sulphurea:
- a CDS encoding GH1 family beta-glucosidase — MARPNFPAGFRWGVSTSAFQIEGAVAEGGRGPSIWDTFTATEGKIARGEDAKVTADHYHRYSEDVALLAELGVGAYRMSFAWPRIQPDGTGKPNPEGLAYYDKLLDAVCAAGIAPVGTLYHWDTPQALEDAGGWLSRDTADRFADYAAILAEHFADRVKQWIPLNEPMVMSIYGYGVGEYAPGKFLLLDALPTAHYQNLAHGRAVQALRAAGAASIGSANNHSPIWPAHDTPAEQAAAEWLDALINRTFADPMLLGSYPEQVHPHLPEHFADDLAIIAQPLDFYGVNYYEPQGVTAPGEGNPLPFQLRAIEGYPMTTNDSPIVPDGLRELLVSLRDRYREHLPPIQITENGCSLADEPGPDGQVHDPARIDFLDAHLRAVRAAMAAGVDVRGYFVWSLLDNFEWSKGYAPRFGLVHVDYETQRRTPKDSFAWYRKLVRNE, encoded by the coding sequence GTGGCCCGTCCGAACTTCCCGGCCGGCTTCCGGTGGGGCGTCTCGACCTCGGCGTTCCAGATCGAGGGCGCGGTGGCCGAGGGTGGCCGTGGACCGTCCATCTGGGACACCTTCACCGCGACCGAGGGCAAGATCGCGCGGGGCGAGGACGCCAAGGTAACGGCCGACCACTACCACCGCTACTCGGAAGATGTCGCGCTGCTGGCCGAACTCGGCGTCGGCGCCTACCGGATGTCGTTCGCCTGGCCGCGAATCCAGCCGGACGGCACCGGGAAACCGAATCCCGAAGGCCTCGCCTATTACGACAAGCTGCTCGACGCGGTCTGCGCGGCGGGAATCGCCCCGGTCGGCACGCTGTATCACTGGGACACTCCACAGGCGCTCGAAGACGCCGGTGGCTGGCTTTCCCGCGACACGGCCGACCGCTTCGCCGACTACGCCGCGATTCTCGCCGAGCATTTCGCCGATCGGGTGAAGCAGTGGATTCCGCTCAACGAGCCGATGGTCATGTCGATCTACGGTTACGGTGTCGGCGAGTACGCGCCGGGGAAGTTCCTGCTGCTCGACGCATTGCCCACCGCGCACTACCAGAACCTCGCGCACGGCCGTGCCGTGCAGGCCCTGCGGGCCGCGGGTGCGGCTTCGATTGGTTCGGCCAACAACCATTCGCCGATCTGGCCCGCTCACGACACCCCGGCCGAACAGGCCGCCGCTGAGTGGCTTGACGCACTGATCAACCGGACCTTCGCCGATCCGATGCTGCTGGGCAGCTATCCGGAGCAGGTGCACCCGCACCTGCCGGAACATTTCGCCGACGATCTCGCGATCATCGCGCAGCCACTGGATTTCTACGGCGTGAACTACTACGAGCCCCAGGGCGTGACCGCGCCCGGCGAGGGCAACCCGCTGCCGTTCCAGCTGCGGGCGATCGAGGGCTATCCGATGACCACCAACGATTCCCCGATCGTGCCGGACGGCCTGCGCGAGTTACTGGTGTCCCTGCGGGATCGCTACCGCGAGCACCTGCCGCCGATCCAGATCACCGAGAACGGGTGCAGCCTCGCCGATGAGCCCGGTCCGGATGGGCAGGTGCACGATCCGGCGCGGATCGATTTCCTTGACGCGCACCTGCGTGCCGTGCGGGCCGCGATGGCCGCGGGGGTGGACGTGCGCGGATACTTCGTCTGGTCGTTGCTGGACAACTTTGAATGGTCCAAGGGTTACGCGCCGCGGTTCGGGCTGGTGCACGTGGACTACGAGACCCAGCGTCGCACCCCCAAGGATTCCTTCGCCTGGTATCGGAAGCTGGTGCGCAATGAGTGA
- a CDS encoding TetR/AcrR family transcriptional regulator: MADTQTEPTPLRRKPVQQRSARRVEQMLDASAQLIDELGYDALTTTLIAKRAGVAVGSLYQFFPDKRAVVQALTQRNLEGFVAAVNERLTEFSPGHWWNVVDSVLDIYLRMHREVPGFSKVHFGDVIDPQLLDTERDNNSVIVDSLVDILQAQVDRSAEELRFAIAIANETADALLKLAFRHEPQGDERIVAEAKHLVKGYLASRFGE, from the coding sequence GTGGCCGACACCCAGACCGAACCCACCCCGCTCCGGCGCAAGCCCGTACAGCAGCGCAGCGCGCGCCGGGTGGAGCAGATGCTGGACGCCAGCGCCCAGCTGATCGACGAGCTGGGCTATGACGCGCTGACCACCACACTGATCGCCAAACGCGCCGGCGTCGCGGTGGGTTCGCTGTACCAGTTCTTTCCGGACAAGCGCGCCGTCGTCCAGGCCTTGACGCAGCGCAACCTGGAAGGCTTCGTGGCCGCGGTGAACGAGCGGCTGACCGAGTTCAGCCCCGGGCACTGGTGGAACGTCGTGGACTCGGTGCTCGACATCTACCTGCGGATGCACCGTGAGGTACCGGGCTTCTCGAAGGTCCACTTCGGCGACGTGATCGACCCGCAGCTGCTGGACACCGAACGCGACAACAACTCGGTGATCGTCGATTCGCTGGTGGACATCCTGCAGGCGCAGGTGGACCGTTCCGCCGAGGAACTCCGCTTCGCCATCGCGATCGCCAACGAAACCGCGGACGCCCTGCTGAAACTCGCCTTCCGCCACGAGCCACAGGGCGACGAGCGGATCGTCGCGGAGGCCAAGCACCTGGTGAAGGGCTACCTGGCGAGCCGGTTCGGGGAGTGA
- a CDS encoding amino acid deaminase/aldolase, with protein MTSTAHGYDLATKDLEPPFAIVDLDAFDANADDLRRRAAGKPIRVVSKSVRCRELLDRVLARPGFAGLMCYSLAEAVWHVEEGTTDDIVVAYPTADHEALRLLAANDRARAAISVMVDSPEHLDLIDAALGHGHPRIRVCLELDASWRPVPGVHVGTRRSPVFTARQAVAFAQEIVARPGFSLVGMMAYEGQIAGLGDAAGSALHNRVIGWMHRHSAAELVRRRGTVVRAVRAIAELEFVNGGGTGSIETTGAEDVITEVAAGSGLLAPTLFDGYSRFHPSPAALFALPVVRRPSRTVATLFSGGYIASGPVGPSRVPSPYFPKGLRLLGFEGAGEVQTPVTGDAVRDLRLGDRVWLRHAKAGELAERFAEFHLLRGGQRDRAVPTYRGEGRNFG; from the coding sequence GTGACCAGCACCGCGCACGGATACGACCTCGCGACGAAGGACCTGGAGCCGCCGTTCGCGATCGTCGATCTGGACGCCTTCGACGCGAACGCGGACGATCTGCGTCGCCGGGCCGCGGGCAAGCCGATCCGGGTGGTCAGCAAATCCGTGCGCTGCCGGGAGCTGCTGGACCGGGTGCTCGCGCGCCCCGGATTCGCGGGCCTGATGTGCTACTCGCTGGCGGAAGCGGTCTGGCACGTCGAAGAAGGCACCACCGACGACATCGTGGTCGCCTACCCGACCGCGGACCACGAGGCGTTGCGCCTGCTGGCGGCGAACGACCGGGCGCGGGCGGCGATCTCGGTCATGGTCGACTCGCCGGAGCATCTCGACCTGATCGACGCCGCGCTCGGGCACGGCCATCCGCGGATCCGCGTGTGTCTCGAACTCGACGCGTCGTGGCGGCCGGTGCCCGGGGTGCATGTCGGCACCCGCCGCTCCCCGGTGTTCACCGCGCGCCAGGCCGTCGCCTTCGCGCAGGAAATCGTGGCCAGGCCAGGATTCTCGCTCGTCGGGATGATGGCCTACGAGGGACAGATCGCCGGACTCGGCGACGCGGCGGGCAGTGCACTGCACAACCGGGTGATCGGCTGGATGCACCGCCATTCGGCCGCGGAGCTGGTGCGGCGGCGGGGCACGGTGGTCCGGGCCGTGCGGGCCATCGCGGAGCTGGAATTCGTCAACGGCGGCGGGACCGGAAGCATCGAGACCACCGGCGCGGAGGACGTGATCACCGAAGTCGCCGCCGGTTCGGGATTGCTGGCGCCGACGCTGTTCGACGGCTATTCGCGGTTCCACCCGAGCCCGGCCGCGTTGTTCGCGCTGCCCGTGGTGCGCCGTCCTTCCCGCACCGTCGCGACGCTGTTTTCCGGCGGGTACATCGCTTCGGGCCCGGTCGGCCCATCGCGGGTGCCCTCGCCGTATTTCCCGAAAGGGTTGCGCCTGCTGGGTTTTGAAGGTGCCGGCGAGGTGCAGACCCCGGTCACCGGCGACGCCGTCCGGGACCTGCGCCTGGGCGACCGGGTCTGGCTCCGGCACGCGAAAGCCGGTGAACTGGCCGAGCGATTCGCGGAATTCCACCTGCTCCGCGGCGGGCAGCGGGACCGCGCCGTGCCCACTTATCGCGGCGAGGGGCGGAACTTCGGATGA